From Excalfactoria chinensis isolate bCotChi1 chromosome 4, bCotChi1.hap2, whole genome shotgun sequence, one genomic window encodes:
- the ZNF330 gene encoding zinc finger protein 330, with protein sequence MPKKKTGARKKAENRREREKQIRASRANIDLAKHPCNASMECDKCQRRQKNRAFCYFCNSVQKLPICAQCGKTKCMMKSSDCVIKHAGVYSTGLAMVGAICDFCEAWVCHGRKCLSTHACICPLADAECIECERSVWDHGGRMFACSFCHNFLCEDDQFEHQASCQVLEAETFKCVSCNRLGQHSCLRCKACFCDDHVRSKVFKQEKGKEPPCPKCGHETQQTKDLSMSTRSLKFGRQTGGEDADGASGYDAYWKNLSSSKAGDAGDHDDEYDEYEAEDDDEDEDGGGKDSDTETTDVFSNLSLGRTYASGYAHYEEPED encoded by the exons ATGCCTAAAAAGAAGACTGGTGCTCGTAAGAAAGCTGAGAACCGTCGAGAACGTGAGAAGCAGATAAGGGCTTCAAGAGCCAACATAGATTTAGCCAAACATCCTTGTAATGCTTCAATG gaaTGTGACAAGTGCCAAAG ACGACAGAAGAATAGAGCTTTTTGCTACTTCTGCAACTCTGTTCAAAAATTACCCATTTGTGCACAGTGTG gaAAAACCAAATGCATGATGAAGTCTTCAGATTGTGTCATAAAACATGCTGGTGTGTACAGTACTGGGCTGGCAATGGTG GGTGCAAtctgtgatttctgtgaagCTTGGGTGTGCCACGGGAGGAAGTGTCTCAGCACGCATGCATGCATCTGCCCTCTTGCAGATGCAGAATGTATTGAGTGTGAAAGAAGCGTCTGGGATCACG GAGGCAGAATGTTTGCCTGCTCTTTCTGCCACAATTTCCTCTGTGAAGATGATCAGTTTGAACATCAAGCCAGCTGCCAAGTTTTGGAAGCAGAGACATTTAAAT GTGTTTCCTGTAACAGGCTTGGGCAGCATTCATGCCTGCGTTGTAAG GCTTGTTTTTGTGATGATCATGTGCGAAGTAAGGTTTTCaaacaggaaaagggaaaagagccTCCCTGCCCTAAATGTGGCCACGAAACTCAGCAGACAAAGGATCTGAGCATGTCAA CGCGTTCCTTGAAGTTTGGACGCCAGACTGGAGGTGAAGATGCAGATGGAGCTTCTGGTTATGACGCCTACTGGAAGAACCTCTCCTCCAGCAAGGCTGGAGATGCAGGTGATCATGATGATGAATATGATGAATATGAAGcagaagatgatgatgaagatgaggatggaggagggaaggaTTCTGATACAGAGACCACAGATGTATTCAGCAATTTGAGTTTAGGGAGGACTTACGCTAGTGGGTATGCACATTATGAAGAACCTGAAGATTAA